Proteins encoded by one window of Monoglobus pectinilyticus:
- a CDS encoding S8 family serine peptidase, giving the protein MEYIIKYNGNLDSIRDKIEILSVGYAIIDIEPSQIKYLRELKEIEYWEPTKKLFLSTKLGLNSTCISPVQNQTSYHLTGSRVIIGIIDSGIDSSHSEFMNTAETTRILSVWDMTTEGVPPNGFYKGTEYTFSDINADKFVCKDFIGHGTAVAGIAAGISGAAPEASIIAVKLGSSETRTTDIMRGIKYIIDKAINYNMPCVINLSYGTNNGSHRGQSLFETYIDDISRLWKTVIVCASGNEGYSGHHFKGNIKENNPLNLNFNVSSNKNNVYLSLWKNFSDIVNFELVNPSGMSTGIITPLVRDISLNLHNVKISFSFGEPNHYSAAQEIYVNLGAASDLMDGIWTLICYGEKIVDGNFDVWLPTIDEVSERTSFLESTPDMTMTLPATAVTPISVGGYRPETDTVCTFSGRGGTMHEIGLPQLDLTAPAENIYTAKSGGGFDTYTGTSMAAPFVSGAAALMMEWGIVKGNDPFLYGQRVKAFLCKNAVRNTYLTYPNPLWGYGKLSLCDTIDDLELYKRRI; this is encoded by the coding sequence ATGGAATATATTATAAAATATAATGGCAACCTTGATTCTATAAGAGATAAAATTGAAATATTAAGCGTCGGTTATGCAATTATTGATATAGAACCATCTCAAATCAAATATCTGAGAGAATTAAAAGAAATTGAATATTGGGAACCAACAAAAAAACTATTTTTATCAACTAAACTCGGTCTCAACTCAACATGTATATCTCCGGTCCAAAATCAAACAAGTTACCATTTGACCGGTTCTAGAGTTATAATTGGAATTATAGATTCCGGTATTGATAGCAGCCACTCCGAATTTATGAACACTGCAGAAACAACAAGAATTTTATCTGTATGGGACATGACAACTGAAGGAGTCCCACCTAATGGTTTTTATAAGGGAACAGAATATACATTTTCTGATATTAATGCAGATAAATTTGTATGCAAAGATTTTATAGGACACGGAACTGCAGTTGCTGGTATTGCTGCAGGAATCAGCGGAGCAGCTCCGGAAGCATCAATTATAGCAGTAAAGCTTGGTAGTTCAGAAACTCGCACAACCGACATAATGAGAGGTATAAAATATATTATTGATAAAGCAATTAATTATAACATGCCCTGCGTAATCAACTTAAGTTATGGTACGAATAATGGTTCTCATAGAGGCCAATCTTTATTTGAAACTTATATTGATGACATATCAAGACTTTGGAAAACAGTAATTGTATGTGCTTCCGGAAACGAAGGATATAGCGGCCACCATTTTAAAGGAAATATTAAAGAAAATAATCCACTAAATTTGAACTTTAACGTTTCATCTAATAAAAATAATGTTTACTTATCACTTTGGAAAAATTTTTCCGATATTGTTAATTTTGAATTAGTTAATCCCAGCGGGATGTCTACAGGCATAATTACACCATTGGTTCGAGATATTAGTTTAAACTTACACAATGTTAAAATATCTTTTTCTTTTGGTGAACCAAATCATTATAGTGCAGCTCAGGAAATTTACGTTAATTTAGGAGCAGCATCAGACCTAATGGACGGTATTTGGACTCTAATATGTTACGGTGAAAAAATAGTAGACGGTAATTTTGACGTTTGGCTCCCGACAATTGATGAAGTGTCTGAACGTACTTCATTTCTTGAATCTACTCCAGACATGACGATGACATTACCGGCTACTGCGGTTACTCCAATTTCTGTTGGCGGTTATAGGCCCGAAACTGACACTGTTTGCACCTTTTCAGGAAGAGGCGGCACAATGCATGAAATTGGACTGCCTCAATTGGATTTGACAGCTCCTGCCGAAAACATCTATACAGCAAAATCCGGCGGTGGTTTTGATACATATACGGGAACCAGCATGGCTGCCCCATTTGTTTCTGGAGCAGCGGCTCTTATGATGGAATGGGGAATTGTAAAAGGGAATGATCCTTTTCTTTACGGACAGCGTGTTAAAGCTTTCCTATGCAAAAATGCAGTCCGAAATACATATTTAACCTATCCCAATCCTCTTTGGGGATATGGAAAACTAAGTCTTTGTGACACCATCGATGATTTGGAACTATATAAAAGGAGAATTTAA
- a CDS encoding S8 family peptidase, which yields MELSNEIKNFIQSPDTLDFIVRSSDYLDEFIKENPNITITQTLSGRYIIGYIDKSHYDDLLSYLSTSFISSAPVILGTLDRPPLDSAGIIPVHNQPYLDLKGRGVLVGIVDTGIDYMQKSFIYEDGTSKIQFIYDQTAEGDPPDGFFFGHEYNNEQINSALSSENPHDIVPEHDKSGHGTFLASVAAGREIDDFSGAAPEADIIAVKLKKARPFYLEKFCVPDQQEYAFESSAVMVGIEYIIKKAHELKRPVVICLGLGTNFGSHDGFSIFEEYLSGISNLKGVCICNAAGNECQERHHTSGKLNTVGETQNVDVRVGSNAGNICISLWNTVSDRLSVSIRSPSGELVGRVPAKAGTSTEVKLVLENTRVTVEYYMPLEGSGGQLTVVRILDATPGIWTIIVHGDIILNGVYHSWLPMSGFVSTDVEFLSASPYYTTTIPGTAIGTICCGAYNSLSQSLYQKSSWGPSRAEVTLPDLVAPGVNIGGYFPYGFGQMSGTSAAAAITSGACALLMQWGIVNGNDVSLSTYQIRAYLIRGCVKSIAMDYPNEQWGYGTLNLMQSFHLMREL from the coding sequence ATGGAACTTTCAAATGAGATCAAAAATTTTATACAATCGCCCGACACTCTTGATTTTATAGTCAGAAGTTCCGATTATCTTGATGAATTTATAAAAGAAAATCCTAATATAACAATTACACAGACTCTATCCGGAAGATATATTATCGGTTATATAGATAAAAGTCACTATGATGATTTGCTTTCTTATTTAAGCACATCGTTTATAAGTTCTGCACCTGTAATATTGGGAACACTGGACCGTCCTCCTCTTGATTCAGCCGGAATTATACCGGTTCATAACCAACCGTATCTTGACTTAAAAGGCAGAGGCGTTTTAGTTGGTATCGTAGACACAGGTATTGATTATATGCAAAAAAGCTTTATTTATGAAGACGGAACAAGTAAAATTCAATTTATATATGATCAAACAGCTGAAGGAGATCCTCCTGACGGTTTCTTTTTCGGACATGAATACAATAATGAACAAATTAACTCCGCATTATCTTCTGAAAATCCTCATGATATAGTTCCTGAACATGATAAATCAGGCCACGGAACCTTTTTGGCCTCGGTAGCTGCAGGAAGAGAAATAGATGATTTTTCAGGAGCAGCGCCTGAGGCTGATATAATTGCCGTTAAATTAAAAAAAGCCCGGCCATTTTATCTTGAAAAATTTTGCGTTCCAGACCAACAGGAATACGCTTTTGAATCAAGTGCAGTAATGGTAGGTATTGAATATATTATAAAAAAGGCTCATGAATTGAAAAGGCCGGTAGTAATTTGTCTTGGTCTAGGTACAAACTTTGGAAGTCACGATGGTTTCAGTATATTTGAAGAATATTTAAGCGGTATATCTAATTTAAAAGGAGTTTGTATTTGTAATGCAGCCGGAAATGAATGTCAGGAGCGCCATCATACATCAGGAAAACTCAACACAGTTGGTGAAACTCAGAATGTTGATGTAAGAGTAGGCAGCAACGCCGGTAACATATGTATTTCGCTTTGGAATACTGTATCCGATAGGCTTTCTGTATCAATTCGGTCACCATCCGGAGAATTAGTTGGACGTGTACCGGCAAAAGCGGGCACAAGCACAGAGGTAAAGCTTGTTCTTGAGAATACCAGAGTAACTGTAGAATATTATATGCCGCTGGAGGGCAGCGGCGGTCAGTTAACAGTTGTGCGAATATTAGATGCTACTCCCGGAATATGGACCATTATTGTTCATGGTGACATTATTCTTAATGGTGTTTATCACTCATGGCTTCCAATGTCAGGATTTGTGTCTACAGATGTAGAATTCCTGTCTGCTTCACCATATTACACCACAACTATTCCAGGGACAGCAATTGGCACTATATGCTGTGGAGCTTATAATAGTTTAAGCCAAAGTCTTTATCAAAAATCCTCTTGGGGTCCATCGAGGGCAGAAGTAACTCTTCCGGATTTAGTAGCTCCCGGCGTTAATATAGGCGGGTACTTTCCGTATGGATTTGGCCAAATGAGCGGCACAAGTGCTGCTGCCGCAATAACCAGTGGTGCCTGCGCACTTTTAATGCAATGGGGAATTGTAAATGGAAACGATGTATCATTAAGCACCTATCAAATACGGGCTTACTTGATACGCGGATGTGTAAAAAGCATTGCAATGGATTATCCCAATGAACAATGGGGATACGGAACCTTAAATCTAATGCAGTCTTTCCATCTGATGCGTGAATTATAA
- a CDS encoding glycosyl hydrolase family 18 protein: MIIHVVKPGETLTGIANEYNVNLNNFLADNGLNTNSRAVIGQALVILQPETQYIVQQGDTLTGIANRYNVSIKTLLRNNYFLKGSTNISPGQTIVIKYQDENRTTSFITNGYAYPFISRELLREQLPYMTYSTPFTYGIREDGGLVNLENDEWMIAMANSFGTKNLMHLSTLTEAGNFSNERANLVFTNENIQSKLINETIGNMERKGYDGLDIDFEFIYPEDRYDYVIFLQNMYKAINPLGYPLFSALAPKVSDTQQGTLYEGHDYGAIASSVDKVLLMTYEWGYTYGPPMAVAPINKVNEVVEYALTRISSSKILLGVPTYGYDWPLPFEQGVTKATSLSPVECIRIAEANNAEIQFDTVAQSPWFRYTDNEGRLHEVWFEDPRSITAKLQLAERYNLSGIGYWNLMREFPQNLVILNANYNIITL, translated from the coding sequence ATGATTATTCATGTCGTCAAACCAGGAGAAACACTAACCGGTATCGCTAATGAATACAATGTAAATTTAAATAATTTTTTAGCTGATAATGGTTTAAACACCAACTCAAGGGCTGTTATCGGTCAAGCATTGGTTATACTGCAACCCGAAACACAATATATAGTTCAGCAGGGAGATACTCTGACAGGTATAGCAAACAGATATAATGTCAGCATTAAAACTTTATTAAGAAACAATTATTTCTTAAAAGGCAGTACAAACATTTCACCGGGTCAAACAATAGTAATTAAATATCAAGATGAAAACAGAACAACATCATTTATAACCAACGGATATGCTTATCCGTTCATAAGTCGCGAACTTCTTCGAGAACAGCTGCCTTATATGACATACTCTACCCCATTTACTTATGGGATAAGAGAAGACGGTGGATTGGTTAATTTAGAAAACGATGAGTGGATGATTGCTATGGCAAACAGCTTTGGAACCAAAAATTTAATGCACCTTTCAACATTAACTGAAGCTGGAAACTTCAGCAATGAAAGAGCAAATCTTGTCTTCACAAATGAAAATATACAAAGTAAATTAATCAATGAGACTATTGGTAACATGGAACGAAAAGGATATGACGGTCTTGATATAGATTTTGAATTTATATACCCGGAAGATAGATATGATTATGTTATATTTCTCCAAAATATGTACAAAGCTATAAATCCTCTTGGATACCCGCTATTTTCAGCGCTTGCTCCAAAAGTTAGCGACACACAGCAAGGAACTTTATATGAAGGTCATGATTATGGCGCTATTGCCTCATCTGTGGATAAAGTGTTACTTATGACTTATGAGTGGGGATATACATATGGACCGCCAATGGCTGTGGCTCCAATAAATAAAGTTAATGAAGTGGTGGAGTATGCTCTGACCCGCATATCTTCTTCAAAAATACTTTTAGGCGTTCCGACTTATGGTTATGACTGGCCCTTGCCATTTGAACAAGGAGTAACAAAAGCAACATCTTTATCACCGGTAGAATGTATTAGGATAGCGGAAGCAAATAATGCAGAAATACAATTTGACACTGTTGCGCAATCACCATGGTTCAGATACACAGATAATGAAGGGCGACTTCATGAAGTTTGGTTTGAAGATCCAAGAAGTATTACCGCCAAACTCCAGCTTGCCGAACGTTACAATTTATCAGGAATTGGCTACTGGAATCTCATGCGGGAGTTTCCACAAAATCTAGTAATTCTAAATGCAAATTATAATATAATTACTTTATAA
- a CDS encoding DUF6273 domain-containing protein, whose protein sequence is MLKIQKILAVILTITVLYAGMTITVNAEPIDFSIGTYLQMGKYNNEPILWRYMADDENGKLIVSDKIICFKAFDASVKDANADGHLVYGTNKWKESNIRTWLNSYAEGGDIIWPRNNPPTAKKIHGNNNAVQYEEGKYPYADEKGFLHIDNLTLSERRVMKTVSQWQTLNGSELDLSENGCNRIYMRGFMVGSGRNPRVLHTVDVSELGEAFQGAMYR, encoded by the coding sequence ATGTTAAAAATTCAAAAAATATTAGCTGTTATTTTGACTATAACAGTTTTATATGCTGGTATGACAATAACAGTAAACGCAGAACCAATTGATTTTTCAATAGGTACATATCTTCAAATGGGAAAGTATAATAATGAGCCAATTTTATGGAGGTATATGGCAGATGATGAAAATGGCAAGTTAATAGTGAGCGATAAGATAATATGCTTTAAAGCGTTTGACGCATCTGTTAAAGATGCAAATGCAGATGGACATTTAGTATATGGAACAAATAAATGGAAAGAAAGTAATATACGTACATGGTTGAATTCATATGCAGAGGGAGGGGATATAATATGGCCGAGAAACAATCCTCCAACCGCTAAAAAGATACATGGAAATAATAATGCTGTTCAATATGAAGAAGGTAAGTATCCATATGCGGATGAAAAAGGATTTTTGCACATTGATAATTTAACATTATCAGAGCGTAGAGTGATGAAAACAGTCAGCCAATGGCAAACCTTAAACGGAAGTGAACTTGATTTATCTGAAAACGGATGTAATAGGATATATATGCGAGGATTTATGGTGGGCAGTGGGCGTAATCCTAGAGTGCTTCATACGGTTGATGTTTCGGAACTGGGTGAAGCATTTCAAGGCGCAATGTATAGATAG
- a CDS encoding peptidoglycan-binding protein: protein MRTDYIDKGILQVSVSTEKFVIPTDNALVRITDPLDGSVIEEVKTDSSGQTPAVELPAPPLEYSVNGGDERPYALYNVTVSAADTEVLHIDGVQILPTSSAIQNAVLRPAVPGGFNVRNTLINSHSLWTNYPAKIPENEVKPIDNASGFVVLPEPVIPEYIVVHLGNPDDISAGDVEVPFKEYIKNVASCEIYSTWKTETIKANILAILSFTLNRVYTEWYRGKGHDFTVTNSTAYDQAFNYGRNIFKEISVAVDELFTNYITRENIEQPLFTQYCDGKHTQCGGLSQWGSQALGEQGYDALSILKTYYGSDIYIESAEKVEGIPSSYPGEPLQIGSLGEAVRTVQTQLNKISNNYPLIAKLRIDGSYGESTANSVKTFQKIFYLPETGDVDFSTWYQISNIYVAISKMAS, encoded by the coding sequence ATGAGAACAGATTATATAGATAAAGGAATTCTGCAGGTATCGGTCTCTACAGAGAAATTTGTAATACCAACAGATAATGCTTTGGTTCGTATTACTGATCCTCTTGACGGTTCTGTAATAGAGGAAGTTAAAACAGACAGTTCAGGTCAGACGCCCGCTGTTGAATTGCCTGCACCGCCGCTTGAATATTCGGTTAACGGTGGAGATGAAAGACCATATGCATTATATAATGTAACTGTTTCAGCAGCAGATACAGAGGTTCTTCATATTGATGGAGTACAAATTTTACCCACTAGTTCAGCGATACAAAATGCAGTTTTAAGACCAGCCGTTCCGGGAGGCTTCAATGTTCGCAATACGTTGATTAACTCTCATTCTCTTTGGACGAATTATCCGGCAAAAATACCTGAAAATGAAGTGAAGCCAATAGATAATGCAAGTGGGTTTGTAGTACTGCCTGAACCGGTTATACCTGAGTATATTGTTGTTCATCTTGGTAATCCCGATGACATATCTGCCGGTGACGTTGAGGTTCCATTTAAAGAGTACATAAAAAATGTAGCAAGTTGTGAAATTTATTCTACCTGGAAGACTGAAACAATAAAAGCAAATATACTTGCAATTTTATCATTTACTTTAAACCGTGTTTATACAGAATGGTACAGAGGAAAGGGACATGATTTTACTGTCACAAACTCTACAGCATATGATCAGGCATTTAATTACGGAAGAAATATATTCAAAGAAATCTCTGTAGCAGTAGATGAATTATTCACGAATTATATAACCAGAGAAAATATTGAACAGCCATTGTTTACACAGTATTGCGACGGCAAACATACACAGTGCGGCGGTTTGTCACAATGGGGTTCTCAGGCACTCGGGGAGCAGGGATATGATGCTTTAAGTATATTAAAAACTTATTATGGTTCAGATATATATATTGAATCAGCTGAAAAAGTTGAGGGGATTCCATCATCATATCCAGGAGAACCTCTGCAAATAGGAAGCTTGGGAGAAGCAGTAAGAACCGTTCAAACTCAATTAAATAAAATTTCGAACAATTACCCGTTAATTGCTAAACTGAGGATAGATGGAAGTTATGGTGAATCAACAGCAAACAGTGTAAAAACATTTCAAAAAATTTTTTATCTTCCGGAAACAGGAGATGTAGATTTTTCAACATGGTATCAAATTTCTAATATATACGTAGCTATTTCAAAAATGGCTTCATAA
- a CDS encoding molecular chaperone Hsp90, which translates to MDKKLLEYISEKSQELINSSTCSNGAKSAAESWLKAVGTENEASETKNYFAELESDIMPIDSLINFAESDNGVNCFGADAAKSIAKHAREIKSSGAKYCDCPACAAAEAILKKKNDILK; encoded by the coding sequence ATGGATAAAAAATTGTTGGAATATATCTCCGAAAAATCACAAGAGCTAATAAATTCTTCAACATGCAGTAATGGGGCAAAATCAGCAGCAGAATCCTGGCTGAAAGCCGTTGGCACAGAAAACGAAGCTTCTGAGACAAAGAATTATTTTGCTGAATTGGAATCTGATATTATGCCTATTGATAGTTTAATTAATTTTGCAGAATCAGATAACGGAGTAAATTGTTTTGGAGCAGACGCCGCAAAAAGCATAGCAAAACATGCAAGGGAAATTAAATCATCAGGGGCAAAATATTGCGATTGTCCGGCTTGTGCTGCAGCAGAGGCAATCCTAAAAAAAAAGAATGATATTCTTAAATAA
- a CDS encoding copper amine oxidase N-terminal domain-containing protein produces the protein MHAGTLGGSTDVTSIYGENTYSGKIVNMYELGVRPAFYLNEDNMIIKSGSGTENDPYKIDGYGQEGIAVFSQGKQLNLDQQPIEENDRLLVPVRAIFESLGAEVSYDDGDGVITANDGERTVVMQIDNYEMGNGTEVFTLDTAPRIVGERTMVPLRAVSEAFDAKVTYVENLQRVVVDKPEPQVFSEAWRKTPWYKEAWME, from the coding sequence ATGCATGCAGGAACGTTAGGAGGAAGCACAGATGTAACATCAATATACGGAGAAAATACATATAGTGGGAAAATAGTTAACATGTATGAACTTGGAGTTCGTCCGGCATTTTATCTGAATGAAGATAATATGATAATAAAATCTGGATCAGGAACAGAGAACGACCCATATAAAATCGACGGATATGGTCAAGAAGGCATAGCTGTATTTTCACAGGGTAAACAGTTAAACTTAGACCAGCAGCCGATAGAGGAGAACGACAGACTACTGGTGCCGGTTCGGGCAATATTTGAATCGCTTGGAGCAGAAGTAAGTTATGACGATGGAGACGGGGTTATAACGGCGAACGATGGCGAAAGAACAGTAGTAATGCAGATAGACAACTATGAAATGGGAAATGGTACAGAAGTTTTTACGCTTGATACAGCCCCGAGAATAGTTGGAGAAAGAACAATGGTACCTCTTAGGGCTGTATCAGAAGCATTTGACGCCAAAGTAACATATGTAGAAAATTTGCAGAGGGTAGTAGTTGACAAACCTGAACCGCAAGTGTTTTCAGAAGCATGGCGTAAAACCCCATGGTATAAAGAAGCATGGATGGAATAA